The following proteins come from a genomic window of Synechococcus sp. BIOS-E4-1:
- a CDS encoding Gfo/Idh/MocA family protein, protein MTDAMVPVKVGVIGIGNMGWHHARVLSLLKDADLVGVADPDAQRGALATEQFGCRWFSDYRTLLQEVEAVCIAVPTLLHHSVGLACLEAGSHVLIEKPIAASQEEAAALIDAASRVGRLLQVGHIERFNPAFRELTKVVANEEVVVLEARRHSPHADRANDVSVVLDLMIHDLDLVLELASSSVVQLAAAGGRSSDGPIDYVNATLGFENGVVASLTASKMSHRKIRTLSAHCRASLVETDFLNHNLHIHRRAHEWYSADHGELLYRNDGFIEEVSTTSIEPLYAELEHFLQCVRGRETPAVDGQQASRALRLADLIEQAVEQPGVGVAIETPI, encoded by the coding sequence ATGACCGACGCCATGGTTCCGGTGAAGGTCGGCGTGATCGGGATTGGCAATATGGGCTGGCATCACGCGCGTGTGCTCAGCCTGCTCAAGGACGCGGATTTGGTTGGTGTTGCCGACCCGGACGCGCAGCGGGGAGCACTGGCCACCGAGCAGTTCGGCTGTCGCTGGTTCTCCGATTACCGCACCCTGCTTCAGGAAGTGGAGGCGGTCTGCATTGCAGTGCCGACCCTGCTTCATCACTCCGTAGGCCTGGCTTGCCTGGAGGCTGGTTCACACGTGCTGATCGAGAAGCCGATCGCAGCCAGTCAGGAGGAGGCCGCTGCCCTGATTGATGCCGCCAGCCGAGTGGGCCGCTTGCTTCAGGTGGGTCACATCGAACGCTTCAATCCCGCTTTCCGTGAGCTCACCAAGGTGGTGGCCAATGAAGAGGTGGTGGTGCTCGAAGCCCGGCGTCACAGTCCCCACGCTGATCGAGCCAACGATGTGTCTGTGGTGCTCGATCTGATGATTCACGATCTGGATCTGGTGCTCGAGCTGGCCAGTTCTTCGGTGGTGCAACTGGCGGCAGCAGGTGGTCGCAGCTCGGACGGGCCGATCGATTACGTCAACGCCACGCTCGGATTTGAAAACGGCGTGGTGGCCAGTCTCACGGCCAGCAAGATGAGTCATCGCAAGATCCGGACGCTCAGTGCCCACTGCCGGGCCAGCCTTGTTGAGACCGACTTCCTCAATCACAACCTGCACATTCATCGCAGGGCTCATGAGTGGTACTCCGCGGATCACGGAGAGTTGCTCTATCGCAACGACGGCTTCATCGAGGAGGTGAGCACCACCTCGATCGAGCCCCTGTATGCCGAGCTCGAACACTTCCTGCAGTGTGTACGAGGTCGCGAAACTCCTGCAGTGGACGGGCAGCAAGCTTCGAGGGCCTTGCGTTTGGCTGATCTGATTGAACAGGCCGTGGAGCAGCCTGGTGTGGGTGTTGCGATCGAGACTCCGATCTGA